Proteins encoded in a region of the Anguilla anguilla isolate fAngAng1 chromosome 10, fAngAng1.pri, whole genome shotgun sequence genome:
- the LOC118206823 gene encoding uncharacterized protein LOC118206823 isoform X2, which produces MFNHHHQQQQQQQQLQQHLRQLQQLFQHQQPPSSHPMAHHHHHQVGRPISAPAQAPPPRMVRLCSASQATIMAANPMLQGALLMQQMQGSLRGFAMGGQQFTQLFSAGSRPSLLGPAPMGVAIKSPHMGFPRRHFHPHAQHYNKDFASQQSERKKENELRAVVTTDGQSGAKNTEGENNIRAVSTEGAVAADRLTTPTAQLQEEPALKRQRIEGLMEEPSETNGALSSDYKAPAEDKEPADAVTLEEGESMAGPETIEFIEECRAPEMVGVGATLKVTIQQSSESRAFNTGLEEQSGGGAGQGEARDSDGDAASKFFCYICSTTCHNQQNFQSHMNGLAHQQRMMEIQHMSNACLVTLLPRVRESLESVHRDGEKRLGPQRWCATCQSHFYGDLIQHRRTKEHKLSKHSSRPFCTVCKRHFRTPRKFVEHMKSPEHKQRVEELREEGLPEVLEELITVDAVGCFEGEEDYEEEPNEQEEEVEEEQGHSQSQGGQAARKEVALEDMADDEEYDPDTQYGSSFVVPVAGFLCRLCRKFYHFESTARLSHCQSRGHFQNLQKYRALRRQEDTGEPDTCSDNVEETPAVTEEEEDEDEEEGEDQETVSRASPDPSGLSPEPASPSAPDRTVRSHDPGKARGSRSSLAKPGGAALPNLSITVGRPTATGSADRQPVPRDHTPEVVDLTLEDATASPPSPSSCPLQGDSLGDESRRWAVPVHQETPSEEGREPPPEDPTGQGEQEEEEEGAAAKEEKAATGRKRMASRKRSARTKQRL; this is translated from the exons ATGttcaaccaccaccaccaacagcagcagcagcagcagcagttacAGCAGCACCTGCGGCAACTCCAGCAACTCTTTCAACACCAGCAGCCACCCTCGTCGCATCCAATGGcgcaccatcatcatcaccaagTCGGCCG GCCCATATCTGCTCCAGcgcaggctcctcccccccgcaTGGTCAGGCTGTGCTCCGCCTCCCAGGCTACCATCATGGCTGCCAACCCCATGCTGCAGGGGGCTCTCCTGATGCAGCAGATGCAAG GAAGCCTGCGGGGGTTTGCGATGGGCGGGCAGCAGTTTACACAGCTCTTCTCGGCAGGATCAAGGCCCTCCCTCCTCGGACCGGCCCCCATGGGCGTGGCCATAAAGTCTCCGCATATGGGTTTCCCCCGGCGACACTTTCACCCACATGCCCAGCACTATAACAAG GACTTTGCATCGCAACAGTCGGAGAGGAAAAAGGAGAATGAGCTGAGGGCAGTCGTGACAACGGATGGCCAATCTGGTGCTAAAAACACAGAGGGTGAAAACAACATCAGGGCTGTCAGCACAG AGGGCGCAGTGGCTGCAGACAGACTGACCACGCCCACAGCCCAGCTGCAGGAAGAGCCTGCCCTGAAGAGACAGAGGATTGAAGG GTTGATGGAGGAGCCATCGGAGACAAATGGAGCCCTGAGCTCAGATTATAAAGCCCCTGCTGAGGACAAGGAACCTGccg ATGCTGTGACTCTGGAAGAGGGGGAAAGCATGGCTGGGCCAGAGACCATCGAGTTTATTGAGGAGTGTAGAGCGCCTGAG ATGGTCGGCGTGGGGGCCACGCTGAAAGTCACCATCCAGCAGAGCAGCGAGAGTCGGGCCTTCAACACGGGATTGGAGGAGCagtcagggggcggggcgggccaGGGCGAGGCCAGGGACTCGGACGGAGATGCAGCCAGCAAGTTCTTCTGCTACATCTGCAGCACCACCTGCCACAACCAGCAG AACTTTCAAAGTCACATGAACGGCCTGGCCCACCAGCAGCGTATGATGGAGATCCAGCACATGAGCAACGCCTGTCTGGTCACACTGCTTCCACGGGTCCGGGAGTCCCTGGAGAGCGTACACAGAGACGG GGAAAAGAGGCTAGGCCCGCAGCGGTGGTGCGCCACCTGCCAGAGCCACTTCTACGGTGACCTCATCCAGCACCGCAGGACCAAGGAGCACaag CTGTCGAAGCACTCCTCCCGCCCCTTCTGCACCGTCTGCAAACGTCACTTCAGGACGCCCCGAAAGTTTGTGGAGCACATGAAGTCCCCAGAGCACAAGCAGAGGGtggaagag ctgcgAGAGGAGGGCCTGCcggaggtgctggaggagctgatcACCGTGGATGCAGTGGGCTGCTTTGAGGGAGAGGAAGACTACGAGGAAGAGCCCAACGaacaggaggaagaggtggaggaggagcagggacaTTCACAAAGCCAG GGAGGGCAGGCCGCCCGCAAGGAGGTCGCGCTGGAGGACATGGCGGACGACGAGGAGTACGACCCGGACACGCAGTACG GTTCCAGCTTTGTGGTTCCCGTGGCCGGGTTTCTCTGCAGGCTCTGCCGCAAGTTCTACCACTTTGAGTCCACGGCCCGGCTCTCGCACTGCCAGTCCCGCGGACACTTCCAGAACCTGCAG AAGTACAGGGCCCTAAGGAGGCAGGAGGACACAGGTGAGCCGGATACCTGCAGCGATAATGTAGAGGAAACGCCTGCAgtcacagaagaagaagaggatgaggatgaggaggagggggaggatcAGGAGACTGTGAGCCGCGCCTCGCCCGATCCCAGCGGCCTCTCTCCGGAGCCAGCCAGTCCCAGCGCCCCTGATAGGACGgtgcggtcacatgaccccggGAAAGCCCGCGGCTCCCGCTCGAGCCTCGCGAAGCCGGGCGGCGCCGCCTTGCCGAATCTCTCCATCACCGTCGGCCGGCCGACCGCCACGGGATCCGCGGACCGCCAGCCGGTGCCCCGGGACCACACCCCGGAGGTGGTGGACCTTACCCTCGAAGATGCAACAGCCTCCCcgccttccccctcctcctgccccctgcagggAGACTCACTGGGGGACGAGAGCAGGAGATGGGCCGTCCCAGTACATCAGGAAACTCCGTCTGAGGAGGGGCGGGAGCCACCTCCCGAAGACCCTACAGGACAaggggagcaggaggaagaggaggagggcgcGGCTGCCAAGGAAGAAAAGGCAGCAACGGGACGCAAACGTATGGCTTCCAGGAAGAGATCAGCCAGGACGAAGCAGAGACTGTAA
- the LOC118206823 gene encoding uncharacterized protein LOC118206823 isoform X1, translated as MFNHHHQQQQQQQQLQQHLRQLQQLFQHQQPPSSHPMAHHHHHQVGRPISAPAQAPPPRMVRLCSASQATIMAANPMLQGALLMQQMQGSLRGFAMGGQQFTQLFSAGSRPSLLGPAPMGVAIKSPHMGFPRRHFHPHAQHYNKDFASQQSERKKENELRAVVTTDGQSGAKNTEGENNIRAVSTEGAVAADRLTTPTAQLQEEPALKRQRIEGSERLMEEPSETNGALSSDYKAPAEDKEPADAVTLEEGESMAGPETIEFIEECRAPEMVGVGATLKVTIQQSSESRAFNTGLEEQSGGGAGQGEARDSDGDAASKFFCYICSTTCHNQQNFQSHMNGLAHQQRMMEIQHMSNACLVTLLPRVRESLESVHRDGEKRLGPQRWCATCQSHFYGDLIQHRRTKEHKLSKHSSRPFCTVCKRHFRTPRKFVEHMKSPEHKQRVEELREEGLPEVLEELITVDAVGCFEGEEDYEEEPNEQEEEVEEEQGHSQSQGGQAARKEVALEDMADDEEYDPDTQYGSSFVVPVAGFLCRLCRKFYHFESTARLSHCQSRGHFQNLQKYRALRRQEDTGEPDTCSDNVEETPAVTEEEEDEDEEEGEDQETVSRASPDPSGLSPEPASPSAPDRTVRSHDPGKARGSRSSLAKPGGAALPNLSITVGRPTATGSADRQPVPRDHTPEVVDLTLEDATASPPSPSSCPLQGDSLGDESRRWAVPVHQETPSEEGREPPPEDPTGQGEQEEEEEGAAAKEEKAATGRKRMASRKRSARTKQRL; from the exons ATGttcaaccaccaccaccaacagcagcagcagcagcagcagttacAGCAGCACCTGCGGCAACTCCAGCAACTCTTTCAACACCAGCAGCCACCCTCGTCGCATCCAATGGcgcaccatcatcatcaccaagTCGGCCG GCCCATATCTGCTCCAGcgcaggctcctcccccccgcaTGGTCAGGCTGTGCTCCGCCTCCCAGGCTACCATCATGGCTGCCAACCCCATGCTGCAGGGGGCTCTCCTGATGCAGCAGATGCAAG GAAGCCTGCGGGGGTTTGCGATGGGCGGGCAGCAGTTTACACAGCTCTTCTCGGCAGGATCAAGGCCCTCCCTCCTCGGACCGGCCCCCATGGGCGTGGCCATAAAGTCTCCGCATATGGGTTTCCCCCGGCGACACTTTCACCCACATGCCCAGCACTATAACAAG GACTTTGCATCGCAACAGTCGGAGAGGAAAAAGGAGAATGAGCTGAGGGCAGTCGTGACAACGGATGGCCAATCTGGTGCTAAAAACACAGAGGGTGAAAACAACATCAGGGCTGTCAGCACAG AGGGCGCAGTGGCTGCAGACAGACTGACCACGCCCACAGCCCAGCTGCAGGAAGAGCCTGCCCTGAAGAGACAGAGGATTGAAGG GTCTGAAAGGTTGATGGAGGAGCCATCGGAGACAAATGGAGCCCTGAGCTCAGATTATAAAGCCCCTGCTGAGGACAAGGAACCTGccg ATGCTGTGACTCTGGAAGAGGGGGAAAGCATGGCTGGGCCAGAGACCATCGAGTTTATTGAGGAGTGTAGAGCGCCTGAG ATGGTCGGCGTGGGGGCCACGCTGAAAGTCACCATCCAGCAGAGCAGCGAGAGTCGGGCCTTCAACACGGGATTGGAGGAGCagtcagggggcggggcgggccaGGGCGAGGCCAGGGACTCGGACGGAGATGCAGCCAGCAAGTTCTTCTGCTACATCTGCAGCACCACCTGCCACAACCAGCAG AACTTTCAAAGTCACATGAACGGCCTGGCCCACCAGCAGCGTATGATGGAGATCCAGCACATGAGCAACGCCTGTCTGGTCACACTGCTTCCACGGGTCCGGGAGTCCCTGGAGAGCGTACACAGAGACGG GGAAAAGAGGCTAGGCCCGCAGCGGTGGTGCGCCACCTGCCAGAGCCACTTCTACGGTGACCTCATCCAGCACCGCAGGACCAAGGAGCACaag CTGTCGAAGCACTCCTCCCGCCCCTTCTGCACCGTCTGCAAACGTCACTTCAGGACGCCCCGAAAGTTTGTGGAGCACATGAAGTCCCCAGAGCACAAGCAGAGGGtggaagag ctgcgAGAGGAGGGCCTGCcggaggtgctggaggagctgatcACCGTGGATGCAGTGGGCTGCTTTGAGGGAGAGGAAGACTACGAGGAAGAGCCCAACGaacaggaggaagaggtggaggaggagcagggacaTTCACAAAGCCAG GGAGGGCAGGCCGCCCGCAAGGAGGTCGCGCTGGAGGACATGGCGGACGACGAGGAGTACGACCCGGACACGCAGTACG GTTCCAGCTTTGTGGTTCCCGTGGCCGGGTTTCTCTGCAGGCTCTGCCGCAAGTTCTACCACTTTGAGTCCACGGCCCGGCTCTCGCACTGCCAGTCCCGCGGACACTTCCAGAACCTGCAG AAGTACAGGGCCCTAAGGAGGCAGGAGGACACAGGTGAGCCGGATACCTGCAGCGATAATGTAGAGGAAACGCCTGCAgtcacagaagaagaagaggatgaggatgaggaggagggggaggatcAGGAGACTGTGAGCCGCGCCTCGCCCGATCCCAGCGGCCTCTCTCCGGAGCCAGCCAGTCCCAGCGCCCCTGATAGGACGgtgcggtcacatgaccccggGAAAGCCCGCGGCTCCCGCTCGAGCCTCGCGAAGCCGGGCGGCGCCGCCTTGCCGAATCTCTCCATCACCGTCGGCCGGCCGACCGCCACGGGATCCGCGGACCGCCAGCCGGTGCCCCGGGACCACACCCCGGAGGTGGTGGACCTTACCCTCGAAGATGCAACAGCCTCCCcgccttccccctcctcctgccccctgcagggAGACTCACTGGGGGACGAGAGCAGGAGATGGGCCGTCCCAGTACATCAGGAAACTCCGTCTGAGGAGGGGCGGGAGCCACCTCCCGAAGACCCTACAGGACAaggggagcaggaggaagaggaggagggcgcGGCTGCCAAGGAAGAAAAGGCAGCAACGGGACGCAAACGTATGGCTTCCAGGAAGAGATCAGCCAGGACGAAGCAGAGACTGTAA